From Candidatus Omnitrophota bacterium, a single genomic window includes:
- a CDS encoding zf-HC2 domain-containing protein produces the protein MNNHATYNDLADFMLGRMDEAQKEALAAHLQECALCSQRMDHLQWAKSYLLSLSQNLDNEHPHPELVVAYLHGELEPELAQWVERHLDFCQECLLTDEVVNDAFAPRTYEQKYIEENFPAAVGEAAAWERIQRHSGALTQQGKRILSLHELCSKVGDRLHSLRTIKDYFFPQPIALTGLAPALTSAEYAAPGEGFEEERIETGESPFFLTLIKFGKEYRINVKSDDPAYQEGLLLVQFLEEAFARMSALIPLQKGEGEYRLAEEERMLAAAIKHKLQVRIAILWPLADLRKADREKAACSFVELLAHHAPEIRISALKILSHLGVKSILSNLASLKDDPDENVRNAAMRAMQEINGS, from the coding sequence ATGAACAATCACGCGACTTATAACGATCTGGCCGACTTTATGCTCGGCCGCATGGACGAAGCGCAAAAAGAGGCGCTTGCCGCGCATTTGCAGGAGTGCGCCCTCTGCTCCCAAAGGATGGATCACCTGCAATGGGCGAAGAGTTACTTACTTTCTCTCAGCCAAAATCTGGACAATGAGCATCCTCATCCCGAATTGGTCGTCGCCTATTTGCATGGGGAATTGGAGCCGGAACTGGCGCAATGGGTGGAACGGCATTTGGACTTTTGTCAGGAATGCTTGCTGACGGATGAGGTGGTAAACGACGCCTTCGCTCCCCGCACATATGAACAAAAATATATTGAGGAAAATTTCCCCGCCGCCGTTGGCGAAGCGGCTGCCTGGGAGAGAATTCAGCGCCATTCGGGAGCGCTTACGCAGCAGGGGAAGCGCATCCTTTCGCTTCACGAGTTATGCTCGAAGGTTGGCGATCGGCTGCACTCGCTGCGGACCATCAAGGACTATTTTTTCCCCCAACCGATCGCCTTAACCGGCTTGGCTCCCGCATTGACTAGTGCGGAATACGCCGCCCCCGGCGAAGGCTTCGAAGAAGAGAGAATAGAAACGGGAGAATCGCCCTTCTTTCTCACACTCATCAAATTCGGCAAGGAATATCGCATCAACGTCAAAAGCGATGATCCCGCTTATCAGGAAGGCCTGCTTTTAGTTCAATTCTTGGAAGAGGCGTTCGCGCGGATGAGCGCTTTGATCCCTCTGCAAAAGGGCGAAGGCGAATATCGCCTGGCAGAGGAAGAGCGGATGTTAGCTGCTGCCATCAAGCATAAACTGCAAGTACGAATCGCCATCTTGTGGCCGCTGGCGGACTTGCGGAAAGCGGATCGGGAAAAGGCGGCCTGTAGTTTTGTGGAATTGCTGGCCCATCATGCGCCGGAAATACGGATCTCCGCATTAAAGATATTATCGCATTTAGGGGTGAAATCCATTCTAAGCAATCTCGCCTCACTGAAAGACGATCCTGATGAAAATGTCCGCAACGCCGCGATGCGCGCGATGCAAGAGATAAACGGTTCGTAG